In a genomic window of Vigna radiata var. radiata cultivar VC1973A unplaced genomic scaffold, Vradiata_ver6 scaffold_294, whole genome shotgun sequence:
- the LOC106754344 gene encoding uncharacterized protein LOC106754344, giving the protein MATSTMKLFITILFCVLFSQGYSKCSLEDIHVTQTITGLTVKGKQELNVTIANECSCAQSNLKLDCRGFQSRKPVDPSILKVSGNVCLVNGGKPILEGAVEFSYAWDTPFSFDPISSLISCH; this is encoded by the exons ATGGCCACCTCAACTATGAAGCTTTTCATCACAATTCTCTTCTGTGTCTTGTTTTCTCAAG GTTATAGCAAATGCTCATTGGAAGATATTCATGTAACCCAAACAATAACTGGACTTACAGTGAAGGGGAAGCAAGAACTGAATGTGACAATTGCAAATGAGTGTTCTTGTGCTCAATCAAATCTGAAACTTGATTGCAGAGGATTTCAATCCAGAAAACCAGTAGACCCTTCAATTTTGAAAGTTTCTGGTAATGTTTGTCTTGTTAATGGTGGAAAACCTATATTAGAGGGTGCTGTTGAATTTAGCTATGCTTGGGATACTCCATTTTCATTTGATCCTATTTCTTCATTAATTTCTTGTCATTGA